Proteins found in one Agaribacterium sp. ZY112 genomic segment:
- a CDS encoding sulfurtransferase has product MSASDILISVEELQRQIEQGLASNICIVDLSSRENYLNGHVPGAVFLPFQALLWGQPPIPGKIAAKEQLEQVFSMLGLDSDTQFIVYDDEGGGWAGRFIWTLDVIGHSNYRYLNGGLHAWNKAGFALETDINQRPEKAVSIDVNQDLLIEIPNILQGLEKQNICIWDARSPSEYDGSRALAAKAGHMPGAINCEWTELMDSNNGLIIRKDAKEYLASLGIDGSKTIITHCQGHHRSGFTYLVGKTLGLTIEAYHGAWNEWGNHPDTPVEQ; this is encoded by the coding sequence ATGAGCGCTTCAGACATTCTTATTAGCGTTGAAGAACTACAACGCCAAATCGAACAAGGCCTTGCATCCAATATATGCATAGTAGATTTAAGTAGCCGTGAAAATTACCTAAACGGCCACGTACCTGGGGCGGTATTCTTACCTTTTCAGGCCCTACTTTGGGGACAGCCTCCTATTCCAGGGAAAATTGCCGCCAAAGAACAACTCGAGCAAGTATTTTCAATGCTTGGCCTAGACTCAGACACTCAATTTATTGTCTATGACGATGAAGGAGGCGGTTGGGCCGGGCGTTTTATATGGACGCTTGATGTCATCGGTCACAGCAACTATCGCTACCTAAACGGCGGGCTACACGCTTGGAACAAAGCAGGTTTCGCACTTGAGACCGATATCAATCAACGCCCAGAAAAAGCAGTTAGTATCGACGTCAATCAAGACCTATTAATTGAAATCCCTAATATTTTACAGGGGCTAGAGAAACAAAACATCTGTATTTGGGATGCTCGCAGCCCTTCAGAATATGATGGTTCACGAGCCCTTGCCGCGAAAGCAGGACATATGCCCGGCGCAATTAACTGCGAATGGACTGAGCTTATGGATAGCAATAATGGCCTCATTATTCGCAAAGACGCTAAAGAATACTTAGCCTCTTTAGGCATTGACGGCAGCAAAACAATTATCACCCACTGCCAAGGTCATCATCGCTCAGGTTTTACTTACTTAGTAGGTAAAACACTTGGTTTAACAATTGAAGCCTATCACGGCGCTTGGAATGAATGGGGTAACCATCCCGACACACCGGTGGAACAATAA
- the asd gene encoding archaetidylserine decarboxylase (Phosphatidylserine decarboxylase is synthesized as a single chain precursor. Generation of the pyruvoyl active site from a Ser is coupled to cleavage of a Gly-Ser bond between the larger (beta) and smaller (alpha chains). It is an integral membrane protein.): MTNFFIALQYLLPQHFVSRVVGKLAASEIGFIKSTFINIFKWKFGISLAQAERKNTQDYTSFNDFFCRALDTDARPIAEEKQKVTSPADGAFSQLGPIKEGRIFQAKGQTYSCEELLACDSDAETYKEGEFATIYLSPKDYHRLHMPVDGKLRKMTFIPGDLFSVNQITAENVPRVFSRNERLVCHFDTEKGPMVMVLVGAMIVASIETVWAGTIAPSKSGVSHKSYDDGIELKKGEEMGRFKLGSTVILLYPEKTLNWEADLKASSPIKMGEAIATLAE; encoded by the coding sequence ATGACAAACTTTTTTATCGCTCTGCAGTATTTACTGCCGCAGCACTTTGTATCTCGAGTCGTAGGCAAACTTGCAGCCAGCGAAATCGGTTTTATTAAAAGCACGTTTATTAATATATTTAAATGGAAGTTTGGTATCAGCCTCGCACAAGCAGAACGTAAAAATACTCAAGACTATACAAGCTTTAACGATTTCTTTTGTCGTGCACTTGATACCGACGCTCGCCCAATTGCAGAAGAAAAGCAAAAGGTCACAAGCCCTGCCGATGGCGCTTTCAGCCAATTAGGCCCTATTAAAGAAGGGCGAATTTTTCAAGCCAAAGGCCAAACCTATTCCTGCGAAGAGTTGTTAGCCTGCGACTCAGATGCTGAAACCTATAAAGAGGGAGAGTTTGCGACCATCTACTTATCTCCCAAAGACTACCACCGCCTGCATATGCCAGTAGATGGCAAGCTAAGAAAAATGACTTTTATCCCTGGTGATTTATTCTCGGTTAACCAAATCACAGCTGAAAATGTACCGCGCGTGTTTTCAAGAAATGAGCGCTTAGTCTGCCATTTTGATACAGAAAAAGGCCCTATGGTTATGGTCTTAGTCGGAGCAATGATTGTTGCCTCGATAGAAACTGTTTGGGCCGGTACGATAGCCCCATCAAAGTCAGGAGTGAGCCACAAAAGCTACGACGATGGCATTGAACTTAAGAAAGGCGAAGAAATGGGGCGCTTTAAACTTGGCTCAACCGTGATTTTATTATACCCAGAAAAGACACTTAATTGGGAAGCAGATCTTAAGGCATCCAGCCCGATTAAAATGGGCGAGGCCATTGCGACTCTCGCAGAATAA
- a CDS encoding HD-GYP domain-containing protein: protein MKAVKQIKIDTNELTIGMYVSGLDRPWTQTPFPLQGFYIRDREEIKQLKVHCNYVYIDVLKGSAPVKTDLRKLSNMGVKSKKNLRAESSATAVSASPIRVRDDVYTEITPIGREIGEAKALHQQVYRAVGTVLSQVNVDNQQVPIKETKRAASAMVDSIVRNPDAFTWLAKVREKDEHTYSHAVRSAVWALLFGRHIGLPKPELDVLAMGVLLKDIGKTRLPRKLIEATERTAEEQREYEQFVVYGLDILKKLPEVKPRVISVVKTHCERVNGSGFPSHLRGDKVPLLGKIAGIVTFYDETTNPRNKNPLSPSKAVSMLYEARGTGFQDDLVVEFIRAIGLYPTGTLVELNTGEVGVVVEQNFERRLKPRVMVVLDATKQELSTPRLIDLSEDEKQKRAMIDSGKYVAGEIEYVEISQDLKPGTYNIDITNIRDEYIESTQAKGLLARLKEKLF from the coding sequence TTGAAAGCAGTAAAGCAGATAAAAATTGATACCAATGAGCTAACTATTGGTATGTATGTATCTGGCCTCGACAGGCCTTGGACCCAGACGCCGTTCCCACTTCAGGGCTTTTATATTCGCGATCGCGAAGAGATCAAACAGCTTAAAGTGCATTGTAATTATGTTTATATCGATGTACTTAAAGGCTCTGCCCCCGTTAAAACCGATTTGCGAAAGCTTTCGAACATGGGGGTTAAATCTAAGAAAAATTTGCGAGCAGAGAGCTCAGCCACTGCTGTTAGTGCGAGCCCTATTCGCGTTCGCGATGATGTCTACACCGAAATTACTCCTATCGGCCGGGAAATTGGTGAAGCCAAAGCCTTGCATCAGCAGGTTTACCGCGCAGTAGGTACTGTGCTTAGCCAAGTTAATGTGGACAACCAGCAGGTACCCATTAAAGAAACTAAGCGGGCGGCTTCGGCCATGGTTGATAGCATTGTGCGAAATCCCGATGCTTTTACGTGGTTAGCAAAAGTAAGAGAGAAGGACGAGCACACCTATAGTCATGCCGTTCGTTCCGCGGTATGGGCGCTTCTATTTGGTCGTCACATAGGTTTACCCAAGCCGGAGCTTGATGTATTGGCTATGGGAGTATTGTTAAAAGATATCGGTAAAACTCGTTTACCTCGAAAGCTTATCGAGGCAACGGAGCGTACAGCAGAAGAACAGCGAGAGTATGAACAGTTTGTTGTTTATGGTCTTGATATTCTCAAGAAATTACCAGAAGTTAAACCTCGTGTTATCTCCGTTGTAAAAACGCATTGTGAACGTGTTAATGGCAGTGGCTTTCCTTCTCACTTGCGTGGTGACAAGGTGCCTCTTTTGGGGAAGATTGCAGGCATTGTGACTTTTTACGATGAAACAACCAACCCTCGGAATAAGAATCCCCTGTCGCCATCTAAAGCTGTATCCATGTTATACGAAGCTCGTGGAACAGGCTTTCAAGATGATTTAGTCGTAGAGTTTATTCGAGCTATAGGTTTGTATCCAACGGGCACCCTCGTTGAGCTTAATACGGGTGAAGTTGGTGTTGTGGTTGAGCAAAATTTTGAGCGGCGTTTAAAGCCAAGGGTGATGGTTGTATTAGATGCAACTAAGCAAGAGTTATCTACTCCACGTTTAATCGATTTGTCTGAAGATGAAAAGCAAAAAAGGGCAATGATAGACAGTGGTAAATATGTGGCAGGTGAAATTGAGTATGTTGAAATATCTCAAGATTTAAAGCCGGGCACTTACAATATTGATATCACTAATATTCGTGATGAATATATTGAAAGCACCCAAGCTAAAGGCTTACTTGCACGGCTAAAGGAAAAACTTTTTTAG
- the hemE gene encoding uroporphyrinogen decarboxylase has translation MTELKNDRFLKALLREPVDRTPVWMMRQAGRYLPEYRATRAQAGDFMSLCKNTELACEVTLQPLRRYPIDAAILFSDILTIPDAMGLGLYFETGEGPKFKKPLRSAEDIEKLEVIKTAKDLSYVTDAVSMIRKELNGSVPLIGFSGSPWTLATYMIEGGSSKDFRRAKGMLYDQPELAELLLDKLADSVIDYLNAQIDAGAQAVQIFDSWGGALAHDAYQRFSLKPMKKIIAGLKHENEGRKVPVIMFTKGGGQWLESMADGGADALGLDWTTDIALARQRVGDKVALQGNMDPAVLYASPEAIRAEVERILKAYGQGTGHVFNLGHGITPDVKPENAGAFFNAVAEMSELYHTV, from the coding sequence ATGACTGAATTAAAAAATGATCGTTTCTTAAAAGCTCTGCTGCGTGAGCCAGTAGACCGAACTCCTGTATGGATGATGCGCCAGGCTGGGCGTTATTTGCCTGAGTATCGCGCAACTCGTGCTCAAGCGGGTGATTTTATGAGCCTGTGTAAAAATACCGAGCTCGCCTGTGAAGTGACCTTGCAGCCTCTGCGTCGATACCCGATTGATGCGGCGATTCTGTTCTCAGATATTCTCACGATTCCCGATGCAATGGGTTTAGGTTTGTATTTTGAAACAGGTGAGGGGCCAAAGTTTAAAAAACCTTTGCGTAGCGCTGAGGATATCGAAAAGCTCGAAGTGATTAAAACGGCTAAAGACCTAAGTTACGTCACTGATGCGGTTAGCATGATTCGCAAAGAGCTAAATGGTTCAGTGCCACTAATTGGTTTTAGCGGCAGTCCTTGGACTTTAGCTACGTATATGATCGAAGGCGGCTCAAGTAAAGATTTCCGCCGAGCTAAAGGCATGCTCTATGATCAGCCTGAATTAGCAGAGCTGTTATTAGATAAGCTGGCCGATTCGGTTATTGATTATCTGAATGCTCAAATTGATGCTGGCGCGCAAGCGGTGCAGATTTTTGATAGTTGGGGTGGGGCTTTGGCTCACGATGCTTATCAGCGCTTTTCTTTAAAGCCCATGAAGAAAATTATTGCAGGGTTAAAACACGAAAATGAAGGTCGAAAAGTACCAGTTATCATGTTTACCAAAGGTGGTGGACAATGGTTGGAGAGCATGGCTGATGGCGGTGCGGATGCTCTTGGTTTGGATTGGACGACAGATATAGCATTGGCACGTCAGCGTGTTGGCGATAAAGTGGCTTTACAGGGCAATATGGATCCAGCGGTATTGTATGCGAGCCCAGAAGCCATTAGAGCTGAAGTTGAGCGTATTTTAAAAGCTTATGGTCAAGGTACAGGCCATGTCTTTAATTTAGGGCATGGAATCACGCCCGATGTAAAACCAGAGAATGCGGGCGCCTTTTTTAATGCTGTTGCTGAAATGTCCGAACTATATCACACTGTATAA
- a CDS encoding FAD-dependent oxidoreductase encodes MTERLKNNFQFIDVGRKDPSKKDVGVRKKEFVEIYEPFDKDQAAEQSHRCLECGNPYCEWKCPVHNYIPNWLKLVSEGNIIEAVELSHETNSLPEVCGRVCPQDRLCEGACTLNDGFGAVTIGNAEKYITDTAFALGWEPDMSKVVKTDKRVAVIGAGPAGLACADVLIRNGVTPVVFDRYPEIGGLLTFGIPEFKLEKNVMAKRREVFGKMGVEFRLETEIGKDVSIEELLTDFDAVFMGMGTYNYMKGGFPGEDLPGVYDALPFLVSNVNRNLGFEKDPADFISVEGKKVVVLGGGDTAMDCNRTSIRQGADTVSCAYRRDEANMPGSVREVQNAREEGVEFLFNRQPIAIVGESKVEGVKVVTTQLGEPDENGRRRPEPIAGSEEVLPADVVLVAFGFKPSPQPWMQEQGIEINNWGGVVAPEEQEFKFQTTNPKVFAGGDMVRGSDLVVTAIWEGREAAQGILDYLDV; translated from the coding sequence ATGACTGAACGTTTGAAGAACAACTTTCAGTTTATCGATGTCGGTCGTAAAGACCCGTCTAAAAAAGACGTCGGTGTACGAAAAAAAGAGTTTGTAGAGATCTACGAGCCGTTTGATAAAGATCAGGCTGCGGAGCAGAGTCATCGTTGCTTAGAGTGCGGTAACCCGTACTGTGAGTGGAAATGTCCTGTGCACAATTACATTCCTAACTGGTTAAAGCTAGTCAGTGAAGGCAATATCATTGAAGCTGTTGAGTTGAGTCATGAGACCAATTCGCTACCTGAAGTGTGTGGCCGCGTATGTCCTCAAGACCGTTTGTGCGAAGGCGCGTGTACGCTTAATGATGGTTTTGGTGCTGTAACTATTGGTAATGCTGAGAAGTACATCACCGATACGGCCTTTGCTCTTGGCTGGGAACCAGACATGAGCAAGGTGGTGAAGACTGATAAGCGCGTTGCGGTTATTGGTGCTGGGCCTGCGGGTTTGGCTTGTGCCGATGTCTTGATTCGCAATGGTGTTACACCGGTTGTGTTTGATCGCTACCCTGAAATTGGCGGTTTGTTAACCTTTGGTATTCCTGAGTTCAAACTTGAGAAAAACGTGATGGCTAAGCGCCGTGAAGTTTTTGGCAAGATGGGCGTTGAGTTTCGTTTGGAAACCGAGATTGGTAAAGACGTTAGTATCGAAGAGTTATTGACTGACTTTGATGCTGTCTTTATGGGCATGGGTACTTACAACTATATGAAAGGCGGTTTCCCTGGTGAAGATTTGCCTGGTGTTTACGACGCCTTGCCTTTCCTTGTTTCTAATGTAAATCGCAACTTGGGTTTTGAAAAAGACCCTGCTGATTTTATTAGTGTTGAAGGCAAAAAAGTTGTAGTGCTTGGTGGTGGTGATACCGCGATGGACTGTAACCGTACCTCTATCCGCCAAGGTGCCGACACCGTAAGTTGCGCTTACCGTCGTGATGAAGCAAATATGCCTGGTTCTGTGCGTGAAGTACAAAATGCGCGCGAAGAAGGCGTTGAGTTTTTGTTTAATCGTCAGCCTATTGCCATTGTTGGTGAGAGCAAGGTTGAGGGTGTTAAAGTTGTAACGACACAACTGGGTGAGCCTGATGAGAATGGTCGCCGTCGCCCAGAGCCTATTGCCGGCTCAGAAGAGGTTCTTCCTGCTGATGTGGTGCTTGTGGCCTTTGGTTTTAAACCAAGTCCGCAGCCTTGGATGCAAGAACAGGGTATCGAAATAAACAATTGGGGCGGTGTGGTTGCACCAGAAGAGCAAGAGTTTAAGTTCCAGACCACTAATCCTAAGGTATTTGCTGGTGGTGATATGGTGCGCGGTTCTGACTTAGTTGTTACTGCGATCTGGGAAGGTCGTGAAGCGGCTCAGGGTATCCTCGATTATCTGGATGTTTAA
- the gltB gene encoding glutamate synthase large subunit yields MMKATENKTGLYRLDEFKDNCGFGLIAHLKGKPSHDLLAKGIESLTCMTHRGGIAADGKTGDGCGLLIKIPDSFMRRVAKDELGLELSPNYGLGAFMLPKDPVAAELAKKVIAEELATAGLADVHWRTVPTDDSCLGPIALESLPDFFHVFINAKDFELKDLNAKLFVARRKIEIRLAQDDNFYIASLSATTLSYKGLMMPVDLPKFYTDLADERLETAICVFHQRFSTNTLPKWPLAQPFRLIAHNGEINTIMGNRNWSVARTAKFQTDILPNLHEITPLVNRTGSDSSSLDNMLELLMIGGMDLHRAIRMLVPPAWQNVENMDADLKAFFEYNSMHVEPWDGPAGLVMTDGRYAVCTLDRNGLRPSRWVITNDDIITVASEIGVYDYKPEDVVAKGRLGPGQILSVDTETGELHHTDDVDRQLKESKPYRKWLAERALRLENHLEADASENGLTEDEVESAMKLYQISFEECDQVLRPLAEAGQEATGSMGDDTPMAVLSKKQRSIFDYFRQQFAQVTNPPIDPLREAIVMSLETCVGPELSVFDETAEHADRVILTSPVLTPAKYRALTTLDRKGYKSESFSLHYDASKLKLKQAIELLLETVAESVKNGTSIVVLSDANPDSGLLPIPALMACGAVHHHLIKEGLRCDANIVVETGTARDSHHVAALIGFGATAVYPYLSYYVFNRLIESGELLIDAGTAYNNYKKGIDKGLLKILSKMGISTVASYRGAQLFEAVGLNDDVIDTCFSGTASRVSGASFELLEADQKALAKDAWKKRKAISPGGLLKYVHGQEYHAFNPDVVQALQKAVQSGDYAAWRDYAGLVNDRPVATLRDLLKFRSEVKAIPLEEVESAESIVRRFDSAAMSLGALSPEAHEALAEAMNTLGGRSNSGEGGEDPARFGTNKMSKIKQIASGRFGVTPHYLSNAEVLQIKVAQGAKPGEGGQLPGQKVNELIATLRYSVPGVTLISPPPHHDIYSIEDLAQLIYDLKQVNPSALVSVKLVSRPGVGTIAAGVAKAYADLITISGYDGGTAASPLTSIRYAGSPWELGLAETHQTLRANDLRGKVRVQTDGGLKTGYDVVKAAMLGAESFGFGTAPMVALGCKFLRICHLNNCATGVATQNDKLREEHYKGTVEMAMNFFRFVAEEAREWMAKLGVRSIDELVGRVDLLEQVEGNTAKHQRLDLSPMLYTDELLDSKPQTCEQPQNDPFDQGLTAEHMVETCLSAIENKAGGEFEFTVNNCDRSIGARLSGEIAKRHGNQGMASTPIKLKLKGVAGQSLGVWNAGGLDIYLEGDANDYVGKGMAGGKIVLSPPQCSSFKTNETSIIGNTCLYGATGGKLFAAGRAGERCGVRNSGAHVVVEGAGDHCCEYMTGGMVTVLGSTGVNFGAGMTGGFAYVLDEDNGFVDRYNHELVEITRINTEALEAHRNHLRSVIEEFVSETGSAYGQSILDDFDNFIGKFWLVKPKAANLGTLLESVKQRGE; encoded by the coding sequence ATGATGAAAGCAACTGAAAATAAAACTGGTTTATACCGGTTAGATGAATTCAAAGATAACTGCGGTTTTGGTTTGATTGCCCATTTAAAAGGCAAGCCTAGCCACGATCTATTAGCTAAAGGTATTGAGTCATTAACATGTATGACTCATCGTGGCGGTATCGCAGCAGACGGTAAGACCGGTGATGGCTGTGGCTTGCTTATTAAAATTCCCGATAGCTTTATGCGCAGAGTCGCAAAAGATGAGCTGGGTCTTGAACTAAGCCCTAACTACGGTCTAGGTGCGTTTATGCTGCCCAAAGACCCAGTTGCTGCTGAGCTTGCTAAAAAAGTGATTGCTGAAGAGCTGGCAACGGCTGGTTTGGCTGATGTTCATTGGCGTACTGTGCCAACGGATGACAGCTGTTTGGGGCCTATTGCCCTAGAAAGCTTGCCCGATTTTTTCCACGTCTTTATCAATGCGAAAGATTTTGAGCTAAAAGACCTTAACGCTAAGTTGTTTGTCGCGCGCCGTAAGATAGAGATTCGTCTTGCGCAGGACGATAACTTTTATATCGCTAGCCTCAGCGCAACGACGTTAAGCTACAAAGGCTTGATGATGCCGGTGGACTTACCTAAGTTCTATACGGACCTTGCCGATGAGCGCTTGGAAACCGCTATTTGTGTATTCCACCAGCGTTTCTCTACCAATACCTTGCCTAAGTGGCCTCTGGCTCAGCCGTTTCGCTTAATTGCGCACAATGGTGAAATTAATACCATTATGGGCAATCGTAACTGGTCCGTGGCTCGTACAGCAAAATTCCAGACAGATATCCTACCGAACCTGCACGAAATAACACCTTTAGTGAATCGTACAGGTTCAGATAGTTCTAGCTTAGATAACATGCTTGAACTGTTAATGATTGGTGGTATGGATCTACATCGAGCAATTCGTATGTTAGTGCCCCCTGCTTGGCAGAATGTTGAGAATATGGATGCTGACCTTAAAGCGTTCTTTGAATATAACTCGATGCATGTTGAACCGTGGGATGGCCCTGCAGGCCTTGTAATGACAGATGGTCGTTACGCGGTTTGTACGCTTGATCGCAATGGTTTACGCCCTTCTCGTTGGGTTATCACTAACGATGACATCATTACCGTTGCATCTGAAATTGGTGTTTACGACTACAAGCCTGAAGATGTTGTGGCTAAAGGTCGTTTAGGGCCTGGCCAAATTCTCTCCGTTGATACTGAAACAGGAGAGCTGCACCACACCGATGATGTTGATCGTCAGCTTAAAGAAAGTAAGCCTTATCGTAAGTGGTTGGCAGAGCGAGCTTTACGCTTAGAGAATCATCTTGAGGCCGATGCGTCTGAGAACGGTTTGACTGAAGATGAAGTCGAATCAGCAATGAAGCTTTATCAGATTAGCTTTGAGGAGTGTGATCAGGTATTACGTCCTCTTGCCGAAGCGGGCCAAGAAGCGACCGGTTCAATGGGGGATGACACTCCTATGGCCGTACTTTCTAAAAAGCAACGTTCGATCTTTGATTACTTCCGCCAGCAGTTTGCTCAGGTGACTAACCCGCCAATTGACCCATTACGTGAAGCTATCGTGATGAGTCTTGAGACCTGTGTTGGGCCGGAGTTGAGTGTCTTTGATGAGACAGCAGAGCATGCTGATCGAGTGATCTTAACAAGTCCAGTACTAACGCCAGCTAAATATCGTGCATTAACCACTCTAGATCGCAAGGGTTATAAGTCAGAGAGCTTTAGTCTGCACTATGACGCTAGCAAGTTGAAGTTAAAGCAGGCGATCGAGCTATTGCTTGAGACTGTTGCTGAAAGTGTTAAAAATGGTACAAGCATTGTTGTGCTTAGTGACGCAAATCCTGATTCAGGCTTGCTACCTATTCCAGCGTTAATGGCTTGTGGTGCTGTTCATCACCACCTCATTAAAGAAGGTTTACGTTGTGACGCCAATATTGTGGTTGAGACGGGCACAGCTCGAGACTCTCACCATGTTGCAGCGCTTATCGGCTTTGGTGCTACTGCAGTTTACCCGTATTTGAGTTATTACGTTTTCAATCGCTTGATCGAAAGTGGTGAGCTTTTGATTGATGCCGGTACGGCTTATAACAACTACAAAAAAGGTATCGATAAGGGCTTATTGAAGATTCTTTCTAAGATGGGGATCTCTACCGTTGCATCCTATCGTGGTGCTCAATTATTTGAAGCGGTAGGCCTTAATGATGATGTGATTGACACTTGTTTTTCTGGCACGGCTAGCCGAGTTAGTGGTGCTAGCTTTGAGTTGTTAGAGGCTGATCAAAAAGCCTTGGCAAAAGATGCCTGGAAGAAGCGTAAAGCCATTAGCCCTGGGGGGCTGCTTAAGTATGTACACGGTCAGGAGTATCACGCTTTTAACCCAGATGTTGTTCAAGCTTTACAAAAAGCAGTGCAGAGCGGTGATTATGCCGCATGGCGTGATTATGCTGGTTTGGTCAATGACCGCCCCGTAGCTACGTTGCGTGATTTGTTAAAGTTCCGCAGTGAAGTTAAAGCCATCCCTCTTGAAGAGGTTGAGTCTGCAGAGTCTATTGTTCGCCGCTTTGACTCCGCAGCAATGAGCTTGGGTGCTTTAAGTCCTGAAGCCCATGAAGCGTTAGCGGAAGCGATGAATACGCTAGGTGGCCGCTCAAACAGTGGTGAGGGTGGTGAAGACCCTGCTCGTTTTGGTACCAACAAAATGAGTAAGATCAAGCAGATCGCTTCTGGTCGTTTTGGTGTTACGCCTCATTATTTAAGCAATGCAGAAGTGTTGCAGATTAAAGTTGCTCAAGGTGCTAAGCCTGGAGAAGGCGGTCAGCTACCAGGGCAGAAGGTAAATGAATTAATCGCAACCTTACGCTATAGCGTACCTGGCGTGACGCTCATTTCACCGCCTCCACATCACGATATTTATTCTATCGAAGATTTGGCTCAGTTGATTTATGACCTTAAGCAGGTGAACCCTAGCGCTCTAGTTAGTGTGAAGCTCGTAAGTCGCCCAGGTGTAGGTACGATCGCGGCAGGTGTTGCAAAAGCGTATGCTGACTTAATCACGATCAGTGGTTATGACGGTGGTACGGCTGCGAGCCCACTTACCTCGATTCGTTACGCAGGCTCTCCATGGGAGCTTGGTCTTGCGGAAACGCATCAGACTTTACGTGCTAATGATTTGCGCGGCAAAGTGCGTGTGCAGACGGATGGTGGTTTGAAAACGGGTTATGACGTTGTTAAAGCCGCTATGCTTGGTGCGGAAAGCTTCGGCTTTGGTACAGCACCGATGGTTGCCTTAGGTTGTAAATTCTTGCGTATTTGTCACTTGAATAACTGTGCGACAGGTGTTGCTACTCAAAACGACAAGCTGCGTGAAGAGCACTATAAAGGAACTGTTGAGATGGCCATGAACTTCTTCCGCTTTGTAGCAGAAGAGGCCCGTGAGTGGATGGCTAAATTGGGTGTGCGCTCTATTGATGAGCTTGTTGGTCGTGTTGATCTGCTTGAGCAGGTTGAAGGTAATACTGCTAAGCATCAGCGCTTAGACCTAAGCCCTATGCTCTACACCGATGAATTACTTGATAGTAAGCCTCAGACTTGTGAGCAGCCTCAAAATGACCCATTTGATCAAGGGTTAACTGCCGAGCACATGGTTGAAACCTGTTTGTCTGCAATTGAAAATAAGGCTGGTGGCGAGTTCGAATTTACAGTAAATAACTGTGACCGAAGTATCGGTGCTCGATTAAGCGGTGAGATTGCCAAGCGTCACGGTAACCAAGGTATGGCTTCTACGCCTATTAAGTTGAAGCTTAAGGGTGTTGCAGGTCAAAGCTTGGGCGTGTGGAATGCCGGTGGTTTGGATATTTACCTTGAAGGTGATGCTAACGACTATGTTGGTAAAGGCATGGCTGGCGGTAAGATTGTTTTGAGTCCTCCACAGTGTTCAAGCTTTAAAACTAACGAAACCAGCATTATTGGTAATACTTGTCTCTACGGAGCTACAGGCGGTAAGTTGTTTGCGGCCGGTCGAGCAGGTGAGCGCTGTGGTGTTCGTAACTCGGGGGCTCACGTTGTTGTTGAAGGCGCGGGTGATCACTGTTGCGAATATATGACTGGCGGTATGGTGACTGTACTGGGTTCAACTGGTGTGAACTTTGGTGCGGGCATGACCGGTGGTTTTGCTTACGTACTTGATGAAGATAATGGTTTTGTCGATCGTTATAACCACGAGTTGGTGGAAATTACTCGTATCAATACTGAAGCGCTGGAAGCGCACCGCAATCATTTGCGTTCAGTTATTGAAGAGTTTGTCAGCGAGACTGGCTCTGCTTATGGGCAGAGTATTCTTGATGATTTTGATAACTTTATCGGTAAGTTCTGGTTGGTCAAACCCAAGGCCGCTAACTTGGGAACTTTGCTAGAAAGCGTTAAGCAGCGCGGCGAATAA